In one Bordetella pertussis 18323 genomic region, the following are encoded:
- a CDS encoding tripartite tricarboxylate transporter substrate binding protein, which yields MKSQVSILLAGCLLGAGAAAAQAPATYPDHAITIVVTFPPGGGTDLLARKLGAAMQQRLGQPVVVENRPGASGNIGARAVAEARPDGYTLLMVNSSFAVNPGVFRNLDFSPTRDFTAVINVAYVPSVIVTAEPAGDAGLPERLRQADTQSRTLAFASCGNGTPQHLAGEMLRQASGAWLQHVPYRGCGPALTDVLSRQVPLGIVTASSAAPFIHAGKLRALAVTSAQRSPLLPDVPTVAEQGAPGYELDQWHGLLAPAGTPPAVIQRLYEALSAIVAEPAMRRELESLGFNPVSEGPERFEALVQADIARFAALTARMGLRAD from the coding sequence ATGAAATCACAAGTCTCGATCCTGTTGGCCGGCTGCCTGCTCGGCGCCGGCGCGGCCGCGGCGCAAGCGCCGGCCACCTATCCCGACCACGCCATCACCATTGTCGTGACCTTCCCGCCCGGCGGTGGCACCGACCTGCTGGCCCGCAAGCTGGGCGCCGCCATGCAGCAGCGGCTGGGCCAGCCGGTGGTGGTGGAAAACCGTCCGGGCGCCAGCGGCAATATCGGCGCGCGCGCCGTGGCCGAGGCGCGGCCCGACGGCTATACGCTGCTGATGGTCAACAGCTCGTTCGCCGTCAACCCCGGGGTGTTCCGCAACCTGGATTTCTCGCCCACGCGCGATTTCACGGCGGTGATCAACGTCGCATATGTGCCCTCGGTGATCGTGACCGCCGAGCCGGCCGGCGATGCCGGCCTGCCGGAGCGGCTGCGCCAGGCGGACACGCAGAGCCGCACGCTGGCGTTCGCCTCGTGCGGCAACGGCACGCCGCAGCACCTGGCCGGCGAAATGCTGCGCCAGGCCAGCGGCGCCTGGTTGCAGCACGTGCCGTATCGAGGTTGCGGCCCGGCGCTGACGGACGTGCTGTCGCGGCAGGTGCCGCTGGGCATCGTGACCGCGTCCAGCGCGGCGCCGTTCATTCATGCGGGCAAGTTGCGCGCGCTGGCGGTGACCTCGGCGCAGCGCTCGCCGCTGCTGCCGGACGTGCCCACCGTGGCCGAGCAGGGCGCGCCGGGCTATGAGCTGGACCAGTGGCATGGCCTGCTGGCGCCGGCCGGCACGCCGCCGGCGGTGATCCAGCGCCTGTACGAGGCGCTGTCGGCCATCGTGGCCGAACCCGCCATGCGCCGGGAGCTCGAATCGCTGGGCTTCAACCCGGTCAGCGAAGGCCCGGAACGCTTCGAGGCGCTGGTGCAGGCCGACATCGCCCGCTTCGCCGCCTTGACGGCGCGCATGGGGCTGCGCGCCGACTGA
- a CDS encoding tellurite resistance TerB family protein, whose protein sequence is MSARQLLDQLLQSGQSLMQGAGAQAQQATQGGKGTFLAGLGGGALGAGALGLLLGSKKARKIGGKVAMYGGMAALGALAYRAYDQYQRNQAGGAAAPAPQTLDRLPPAQAEQHSNAVLVAMIGAAKADGHIGPDERQLLETELAKLSGDAGDRAWLEAELARPLDPAVIAQQARTPEMGAEMYLASLLVADEQSFMERAYLDELARQLKLPAELKQQLEAQVPAAA, encoded by the coding sequence TTGAGCGCCCGTCAATTACTCGATCAGTTGTTGCAGTCCGGCCAGAGCCTGATGCAGGGCGCCGGCGCGCAAGCGCAGCAGGCCACCCAGGGCGGCAAGGGTACGTTCCTGGCCGGCCTGGGCGGCGGCGCGCTGGGCGCGGGCGCCCTGGGCCTGCTGCTGGGCAGCAAGAAGGCCCGCAAGATCGGCGGCAAGGTCGCCATGTACGGCGGCATGGCGGCGCTGGGCGCACTGGCCTATCGCGCCTACGACCAGTACCAGCGCAACCAGGCCGGCGGCGCGGCTGCCCCGGCGCCGCAGACCCTGGACCGCCTGCCGCCCGCCCAGGCCGAGCAGCACAGCAACGCCGTGCTGGTGGCCATGATAGGCGCGGCCAAGGCCGACGGCCACATCGGCCCCGACGAGCGCCAGTTGCTCGAAACCGAACTGGCCAAGCTGTCCGGCGACGCCGGCGACCGTGCCTGGCTGGAGGCCGAACTGGCCCGCCCGCTCGACCCGGCCGTCATCGCCCAGCAGGCGCGCACGCCGGAAATGGGGGCCGAAATGTACCTGGCCAGCCTGCTGGTGGCCGACGAGCAGAGCTTCATGGAGCGCGCCTACCTGGACGAGCTGGCGCGCCAGCTCAAGCTGCCCGCCGAACTCAAGCAGCAGCTCGAGGCGCAGGTACCGGCCGCGGCCTGA
- a CDS encoding transglycosylase SLT domain-containing protein — protein MRFLRLLLPLFLAVLAGCAGTAKQNQAAGPSSNRYIAQDTSRTVDLTSPPSDAWDRIRRGFAIPNLNTDLAQEWTDYYASHPESVQRMAERAGKYLYFIVDEINRRGLPTELALLPFVESAYNPTALSRSQASGLWQFIPTTGQHFNLKQDWWRDERRDPIASTYAALDYLEKLFEMQGDWYLALASYNWGEGSVQRAMAKNEAAGLSTDYLSLNMPDETRNYVPKLQAIKNIIANPRKFAVVLPPVENTPYFVAVQKNRDIDIELAARLAEMPLDEFKALNPAFNRPLIRGEHAPTLLLPADRADRFNANLQNYKGDLSSWKVYHTRRGESYAAIAKRFGISEAKLRASNDIGSKRKVAADQALLIPGVPSGDGAANIQLASLSPPVGALDNVGEPRAAAAPRGKAPARVASARPNVRTHKVSSGDTLFGLARKYGTSVGALRALNNLKGNNLKLGSQLRIPGTGTRG, from the coding sequence ATGAGATTTCTCCGCCTCCTGCTACCCCTGTTCCTCGCCGTACTTGCCGGCTGCGCCGGCACCGCAAAACAGAACCAGGCCGCCGGTCCCTCCAGCAACCGCTACATCGCCCAAGACACCTCCCGCACCGTCGATCTCACCAGCCCCCCCAGCGACGCCTGGGACCGCATCCGCCGCGGCTTCGCCATCCCCAACCTGAACACCGACCTGGCCCAGGAGTGGACCGACTACTACGCGTCGCACCCCGAGTCGGTGCAGCGCATGGCCGAGCGGGCCGGCAAGTACCTGTACTTCATCGTCGACGAAATCAACCGCCGCGGCCTGCCCACCGAGCTGGCGCTGCTGCCCTTCGTCGAAAGCGCCTACAACCCCACCGCCCTGTCGCGCTCGCAAGCCTCGGGCCTGTGGCAGTTCATTCCCACCACCGGCCAGCATTTCAACCTCAAGCAGGACTGGTGGCGCGACGAGCGCCGCGACCCGATCGCCTCGACCTACGCCGCGCTCGACTACCTGGAAAAGCTGTTCGAGATGCAGGGCGACTGGTACCTGGCGCTGGCCTCGTACAACTGGGGCGAGGGCTCGGTGCAACGCGCCATGGCCAAGAACGAGGCGGCCGGCCTGAGCACCGACTACCTGTCGCTGAACATGCCCGACGAGACCCGCAACTACGTGCCCAAGCTGCAGGCCATCAAGAACATCATCGCCAACCCGCGCAAGTTCGCGGTGGTATTGCCGCCGGTCGAGAACACCCCGTATTTCGTCGCGGTGCAGAAGAACCGCGACATCGACATCGAGCTGGCGGCCAGGCTGGCCGAAATGCCGCTGGACGAATTCAAGGCGCTCAACCCCGCGTTCAACCGTCCCCTGATCCGCGGCGAGCATGCCCCCACCCTGCTGCTGCCGGCCGACCGGGCCGACCGCTTCAACGCCAACCTGCAGAACTACAAGGGCGACCTCAGTTCCTGGAAGGTCTACCATACGCGCCGCGGCGAAAGCTATGCCGCCATCGCCAAGCGCTTCGGCATCAGCGAGGCCAAGCTGCGCGCCAGCAACGACATCGGCTCGAAACGGAAGGTGGCCGCCGACCAGGCGCTGCTGATCCCGGGCGTGCCCAGCGGAGACGGCGCCGCCAATATCCAGCTGGCGTCGCTGTCGCCGCCGGTGGGCGCGCTGGACAACGTGGGCGAACCGCGCGCCGCTGCGGCGCCGCGCGGCAAGGCGCCGGCGCGCGTGGCCAGCGCGCGCCCCAACGTGCGCACCCACAAGGTCAGCTCGGGCGACACCCTGTTCGGCCTGGCGCGCAAATACGGCACCTCGGTCGGTGCGCTGCGCGCCCTGAACAACCTCAAGGGCAACAACCTGAAGCTGGGCTCGCAATTGCGCATCCCGGGCACCGGCACGCGCGGCTGA
- a CDS encoding OsmC family protein, whose translation MTIQVRANTPGGLQYTATAEGHELPLAMPQPQGEGPDPHDYFDTALGGCKALTLMVYAQRKGLPLQAVDVDVVRDASEERKGIYRLTAKLKLHGDLDDAQIDELLKVADKCPLHKLMTATDIQVSTIVVE comes from the coding sequence ATGACGATCCAAGTGCGCGCCAACACCCCCGGCGGACTGCAGTACACCGCCACCGCCGAAGGCCACGAACTGCCGCTGGCCATGCCGCAACCGCAGGGCGAAGGGCCGGACCCGCACGACTATTTCGACACCGCGCTGGGCGGCTGCAAGGCGTTGACGCTGATGGTGTACGCCCAGCGCAAGGGACTGCCGCTGCAAGCGGTGGACGTGGATGTGGTGCGCGACGCCAGCGAAGAGCGCAAGGGCATCTACCGCCTGACCGCCAAGCTGAAACTGCATGGCGACCTGGACGACGCGCAGATCGACGAACTGCTCAAGGTGGCCGACAAGTGCCCCCTGCACAAACTCATGACCGCCACCGACATCCAGGTGTCGACGATCGTGGTGGAGTAG
- a CDS encoding IS110-like element IS1663 family transposase, with amino-acid sequence MADSSLLSAGGQVHVFIGIDVSKAKLDCTLLTAEADKHKTKVVVNTAAGVQALLAWCAKHGAQPAQLHAILEPTGLYHEQAATALPQVRVSLVNPAQARDFAKALALRSKNDALDSYVLARYGQTLSPALWHPAPLHARQLRALLTRREALSKDLLRELNRKEKSQFSPSAPLVDGSIDKAIAFLREQIKQIERAIDQHIDNHPDLKQDCELLNSIPAIGPQAGNAILAVMHNRHIDSAQSLAAYLGVVPVQRQSGSSLNSCARLSKAGPSQVRATLYMAALVGTRHNPHIRALYQRLLKAGKSKKAALGAAMRKLVHLCFGVLKNRIPYQPNYAMNG; translated from the coding sequence GTGGCTGACAGCAGTTTGTTATCTGCAGGAGGCCAAGTCCATGTTTTCATAGGTATTGATGTATCAAAGGCCAAGCTGGATTGCACGTTGCTGACGGCTGAGGCTGACAAGCATAAGACTAAGGTGGTGGTCAACACCGCCGCGGGCGTACAAGCCCTGCTGGCGTGGTGCGCCAAACACGGCGCACAGCCGGCGCAGTTGCACGCCATCCTGGAGCCTACGGGTCTGTATCACGAGCAAGCGGCCACGGCGCTGCCCCAGGTCCGGGTCTCTTTGGTCAATCCCGCCCAGGCCCGGGACTTTGCCAAGGCCTTGGCGCTGCGCTCCAAAAATGATGCGCTCGACAGCTACGTGCTGGCTCGCTATGGACAGACGCTGAGCCCGGCGCTGTGGCACCCGGCGCCCTTGCATGCGCGTCAACTGCGCGCCTTGTTGACGCGACGCGAGGCGCTGAGCAAGGATCTGTTGCGTGAGCTCAATCGCAAAGAGAAGAGCCAGTTCAGCCCCTCGGCGCCCTTGGTCGATGGTTCCATCGACAAGGCCATCGCGTTCTTGCGCGAACAGATCAAACAAATCGAGCGGGCGATCGATCAGCACATCGACAACCACCCCGACCTCAAGCAAGACTGCGAGCTGCTGAACTCCATCCCCGCCATCGGGCCTCAGGCCGGCAACGCCATCCTGGCCGTCATGCACAATCGGCATATCGACTCCGCCCAGAGCCTGGCCGCCTATCTCGGGGTGGTCCCTGTGCAGCGCCAATCCGGCAGCAGTCTGAACAGCTGCGCACGCCTGTCCAAAGCCGGCCCCTCCCAGGTGCGCGCCACGTTATACATGGCGGCCCTGGTTGGGACCCGCCACAACCCCCACATCCGCGCCCTTTACCAGCGCCTGCTCAAAGCAGGAAAAAGCAAAAAGGCCGCGCTGGGCGCGGCCATGAGAAAACTGGTGCATCTGTGCTTCGGGGTCCTCAAAAACCGCATCCCCTACCAGCCCAATTACGCCATGAATGGTTGA
- the fabI gene encoding enoyl-ACP reductase FabI translates to MGFLAGKRILMTGVLSNRSIAYGIARACRDQGADLAFTYVGDRFKERITEFAASFGSDIVLPCDVAEDSQIDAAFAELGKRWDGLDGLVHAIGFAPREAIAGDFLDGLSRENFRIAHDISAYSFPAMAKAALPLMEGRKGSVLTLSYLGSERVVANYNTMGLAKASLEASVRYLATALGPRGIRANAISAGPIKTLAASGIKDFSSILKFVEANAPLRRNVTIEDVGNVAAFMLSDLAAGITGEITHVDAGFSTVVPGMEN, encoded by the coding sequence ATGGGCTTTCTCGCCGGCAAGCGCATCCTCATGACCGGGGTGCTTTCCAACCGATCCATCGCCTACGGCATCGCGCGCGCCTGCCGCGACCAGGGCGCCGACCTGGCGTTCACCTACGTGGGCGACCGCTTCAAGGAACGCATCACCGAATTCGCCGCCTCGTTCGGCAGCGACATCGTGCTGCCCTGCGACGTGGCCGAGGACAGCCAGATCGACGCCGCCTTCGCCGAACTGGGCAAGCGCTGGGACGGCCTGGACGGCCTGGTGCACGCCATCGGCTTCGCGCCGCGCGAAGCGATCGCCGGCGACTTCCTCGACGGCCTGTCGCGCGAGAACTTTCGTATCGCGCACGATATCTCGGCCTACAGCTTCCCAGCCATGGCCAAGGCGGCGCTGCCGCTGATGGAAGGCCGCAAGGGCTCGGTCCTGACCCTGAGCTACCTGGGCTCCGAGCGCGTGGTCGCCAACTACAACACCATGGGCCTGGCCAAGGCCTCGCTGGAAGCCAGCGTGCGCTACCTGGCCACCGCCCTCGGCCCGCGCGGCATCCGCGCCAACGCCATCTCGGCCGGCCCCATCAAGACGCTGGCCGCCAGCGGCATCAAGGACTTCTCGTCGATCCTGAAGTTCGTCGAAGCCAACGCCCCGCTGCGCCGCAACGTCACCATCGAAGACGTCGGCAACGTCGCCGCCTTCATGCTGTCCGACCTCGCCGCCGGCATCACCGGCGAAATCACCCACGTCGACGCCGGCTTCTCGACCGTCGTCCCGGGAATGGAAAACTGA